In Takifugu flavidus isolate HTHZ2018 chromosome 5, ASM371156v2, whole genome shotgun sequence, the following proteins share a genomic window:
- the tmc2b gene encoding transmembrane channel-like protein 2-B isoform X3 codes for MPTKRRTDTVIDVEDVGMEVDAVVDSGSESESHMKILLVFPLVLLHTKQQFDLKCLCCPGEDRKRTRQRRAKEHRKAKRTRDEEEEEEDEEDEHEEPRRKKGGRKKNKPRESDEDDEGDKRSVKSRGSKASRRKAREESEEESEEEAPKRTKQGKARSKQEKEERNKEKKGNVKGKAATKDKGGNKDKKKKKGRSSSSSSSSSSSDEDSLSEGEIEALKEQVEEKKKLITTIRNQPWRMKRRLVVLKEAQEFVEKFEGALGKGKGRKLYAFKVMMAKKLIKFKRDFANFKTACIPWERKIKDVESHFGSSVASYFIFLRWMYGLNMVLFGLMFGLVMLPEVLMGLPYGSIPRKTVPREDQATAMDYSVLLDFGGYCKYSFLFYGYYNNDPTIGVLKFRLPLSYLLVGVGIFGYSLMVVIRTMARNANEGGDGGEEGEFTFSWKMFTSWDYLIGNPETADNKYASITTSFKESIVDEQENQKDENIHLRRFLRVLANFLIISCLGGSGYLIYFVVKRSQEFAQSDKQNLSWFEKNEVEFVMSLLGLVCPPLFETIAELEDYHPRIALKWQLGRIFALFLGNLYTFLFALFDEVNAKLESEKVIKNSTEWALNQYYANYSSFFNTTDVPLPNVHPADVIRGPCWETAVGIPSYGEFDISGNVLGLIFNQGMIWMGAFYAPGLVGLNVLRLLSSMYYQCWAVMCCNVPHERVFKASRSNNFYMGLLLLVLFLSLLPVVYTIMTLSPSFDCGPFSGQEKMYDIIMQTIEQDLPAFIGNIFTYATNPGLIIPAVLLMVLAIYYLNAVSKAYKQANIDLKKKMQMARDEEKNRRNNKDSTNQVMKDLEDLLPNKSLIPTPTEEEELPPPDVVKEKGSKSPKVKPGSAAKGVKLQKDVSLAAPNPRAPVTHAPGPRRGPPGTGPGRGRGRGGPSRQ; via the exons atgcCTACGAAGAGGAGAACCGATACCGTGATAGACGTTGAGGACG TTGGCATGGAGGTCGACGCTGTCGTTGATAGTGGAAGCGAAAGTGAGTCACACATGAAGATTTTGCTGGTGTTTCCTTTGGTTCTGCTCCACacgaagcaacagtttgatctAAAATGTCTCTGCTgtccaggtgaggacaggaaaAGGACCAGACAGAGAAGAGCTAAAGAACATCGTAAAGCTAAACGCACccgtgatgaggaggaggaggaggaggatgaagaggatgaacaTGAAGAgccaagaaggaaaaaaggaggaaggaaaaaaaacaaacctcgAGAAAGTGATGAAGACGACGAAGGAGACAAGCGAAGTGTGAAAAGTAGAGGCTCAAAGGCCTCCAGAAGAAAAGCCAGGGAGGAGAGCGAAGAGGAGAGCGAAGAGGAGGCTCCTAAAAGGACCAAGCAGGGGAAGGCAAGATCCaaacaggagaaggaggagcgcaataaggagaagaaggggaacGTTAAAGGAAAAGCAGCGACGAAGGATAAAGGTGGCAacaaggacaagaagaagaagaaaggaagatcCAGCAG CTCTTCTTCATCGTCTTCTTCGTCTGATGAAGACTCCCTGTCGGAGGGAGAGATCGAAGCCCTGAAGgaacaggtagaggagaaaaagaagctgATCACCACAATCAGAAATCAGCCCTGGCGCATGAAGAGACGACTCGTGGTGCTCAA GGAGGCCCAGGAATTTGTTGAGAAGTTTGAAGGAGCTCTTGGGAAAGGAAAAGGTCGCAAGCTCTACGCGTTCAAAGTCATGATGGCAAAG AAACTGATCAAGTTTAAACGAGACTTTGCCAACTTCAAAACCGCCTGTATACCCTGGGAGAGGAAGATAAAGGACGTAGAAA GTCACTTTGGATCATCTGTAGCTTCCTACTTCATCTTTCTACGGTGGATGTATGGGCTGAACATGGTGCTGTTTGGCCTGATGTTTGGCCTGGTGATGCTGCCTGAG GTGCTTATGGGTCTTCCATATGGTTCCATTCCCAGGAAAACCGTACCTCGAGAGGACCAGGCCACCGCCATGGACTACTCTGTGCTTTTGGACTTTGGA GGTTACTGCAAGTATTCCTTTTTGTTCTATGGATACTACAACAATGATCCAACTATCGGGGTGCTCAAGTTCAGGCTGCCACTGTCCTACCTGTTGGTGGGTGTTGGGATATTTGGATACAGCCTGATGGTGGTCATAAGAAC GATGGCTCGTAATGCAAAtgaaggaggtgatggaggggaggagggagaattCACCTTCAGCTGGAAGATGTTCACCAGCTGGGATTATCTGATAGGAAACCCTGAGACTGCAGACAATAAGTACgcctccatcaccaccagctTCAAG GAATCCATTGTAGATGAACAGGAGAACCAGAAAGATGAGAACATCCACCTTAGACGGTTTCTCAGGGTTTTGGCTAATTTTCTCATCATCTCCTGCCTCGGAGGAAGTGGATACCTCATCTACTTTGTGGTGAAGCGCTCTCAGGAGTTTGCCCAGAGTGATAAACAGAATCTGTCCTGGTTTGAGAAGAACGAG GTGGAGTTTGTCATGTCTCTGCTGGGGCTGGTGTGTCCTCCTTTGTTTGAGACCATCGCAGAATTAGAGGATTATCATCCTCGCATTGCCCTCAAGTGGCAGTTGGGAAGGATTTTTGCACTTTTCCTGGGAAATCTTTATACCTTCCTCTTTGCCCTGTTTGATGAGGTGAACGCCAAG CTGGAAAGTGAGAAGGTGATAAAGAACTCCACCGAGTGGGCACTGAATCAGTACTATGCAAACTACAGCTCCTTCTTCAACACGACAGACGTTCCCCTACCAAACGTGCACCCGGCGGACGTCATCAGAGGACCCTGCTGGGAGACAGCCGTGGGAATA CCTTCATATGGAGAGTTCGACATCAGCGGGAATGTGCTGGGGCTAATCTTCAATCAAGGAATGATATG GATGGGAGCATTTTACGCCCCGGGTCTGGTGGGGCTGAACGTCTTACGGCTCCTGAGCTCCATGTACTATCAGTGCTGGGCAGTGATGTGTTGTAACGTTCCTCATGAGCGAGTCTTCAAGGCTTCAAGGTCCAACAACTTCTACATGGGGCTGTTGCTGCTtgtgctgttcctcagtctgctGCCTGTTGTCTACACTATCATGACCTTATCACCATCCTTCGACTGTGGACCATTTAG TGGCCAGGAGAAGATGTATGACATCATCATGCAGACCATAGAACAGGACCTTCCAGCCTTTATAGGAAACATCTTTACATATGCCACTAACCCTGGACTCATCATACCTGCTGTACTCCTCATGGT GTTGGCCATCTACTACCTGAACGCAGTCTCAAAGGCATACAAGCAAGCAAATATTGACCTTAAGAAGAAGATGCAAATG GCTCGAGATGAGGAGAAGAATCGTAGGAATAACAAAGACAGCACAAATCAGGTGATGAAAGACTTGGAGGACCTGCTGCCAAACAAGTCTCTCATTCCAACTCCTACTGAAGAGGAAGAACTACCTCCaccag ACGTTGTTAAGGAAAAGGGCAGCAAGTCTCCAAAAGTGAAGCCAGGTTCAGCAGCAAAAGGGGTGAAGCTACAAAAAGACGTGTCACTAGCTGCCCCAAACCCCAGAGCTCCAGTAACCCATGCCCCCGGACCCAGAAGAGGGCCTCCTGGTACAGGtcctgggagaggaagaggtcGTGGTGGACCTTCACGGCAATAA
- the zfand5a gene encoding AN1-type zinc finger protein 5a — MAQETNQSPVPMLCATGCGFYGNPRTNGMCSVCYKEHLTRQQSSDRMSPLSPLGSAATPTSEASAIQRLEASLAKVESSSSSSLDMSRTQGSLPVTQQMTEMSISREDKAEHLEPVVNQPAASSAAPLASPSGDDGKGDTPKPKKNRCFMCRKRVGLTGFDCRCGNLFCGIHRYSDKHNCPYDYKADAAAKIRKENPVVVADKIQRI, encoded by the exons ATGGCCCAGGAGACGAACCAGAGCCCGGTGCCCATGCTTTGCGCCACCGGTTGTGGTTTCTACGGCAACCCCAGAACAAACGGCATGTGCTCGGTGTGCTACAAGGAACACTTGACCcggcagcagagcagcgacCGCATGAGTCCCCTCAGCCCTCTGG GCTCCGCTGCCACTCCTACCTCAGAGGCTTCAGCCATCCAGAGACTAGAAGCCAGCCTGGCCAAGGTGGAGAgctcctcttcgtcctctctAGACATGTCGAG GACTCAAGGATCTCTTCCTGTGACTCAGCAAATGACAGAGATGAGCATTTCGAGAGAGGACAAAGCGGAACACCTAGAACCCG TTGTAAACCAGCCCGCTGCCTCCAGCGCCGCCCCGCTAGCCTCCCCCAGCGGTGACGATGGAAAGGGCGACACCcccaaacccaaaaaaaacagatgcTTCATGTGCCGCAAGAGGGTGGGCCTCACAG GGTTCGACTGTCGCTGTGGAAACCTGTTCTGTGGCATCCACCGATACTCAGATAAGCACAACTGCCCCTACGACTACAAGGCGGACGCCGCCGCCAAGATCCGGAAGGAGAACCCAGTGGTGGTGGCGGACAAGATCCAGAGAATATAG
- the tmc2b gene encoding transmembrane channel-like protein 2-B isoform X2 yields MPTKRRTDTVIDVEDVGMEVDAVVDSGSESEDRKRTRQRRAKEHRKAKRTRDEEEEEEDEEDEHEEPRRKKGGRKKNKPRESDEDDEGDKRSVKSRGSKASRRKAREESEEESEEEAPKRTKQGKARSKQEKEERNKEKKGNVKGKAATKDKGGNKDKKKKKGRSSSSSSSSSSSDEDSLSEGEIEALKEQVEEKKKLITTIRNQPWRMKRRLVVLKEAQEFVEKFEGALGKGKGRKLYAFKVMMAKKLIKFKRDFANFKTACIPWERKIKDVESHFGSSVASYFIFLRWMYGLNMVLFGLMFGLVMLPEVLMGLPYGSIPRKTVPREDQATAMDYSVLLDFGGYCKYSFLFYGYYNNDPTIGVLKFRLPLSYLLVGVGIFGYSLMVVIRTMARNANEGGDGGEEGEFTFSWKMFTSWDYLIGNPETADNKYASITTSFKESIVDEQENQKDENIHLRRFLRVLANFLIISCLGGSGYLIYFVVKRSQEFAQSDKQNLSWFEKNEVEFVMSLLGLVCPPLFETIAELEDYHPRIALKWQLGRIFALFLGNLYTFLFALFDEVNAKLESEKVIKNSTEWALNQYYANYSSFFNTTDVPLPNVHPADVIRGPCWETAVGIEFVKLIVSDIQVTYLTILVGDFARAVIVRFLNYCWCWDLEAGFPSYGEFDISGNVLGLIFNQGMIWMGAFYAPGLVGLNVLRLLSSMYYQCWAVMCCNVPHERVFKASRSNNFYMGLLLLVLFLSLLPVVYTIMTLSPSFDCGPFSGQEKMYDIIMQTIEQDLPAFIGNIFTYATNPGLIIPAVLLMVLAIYYLNAVSKAYKQANIDLKKKMQMARDEEKNRRNNKDSTNQVMKDLEDLLPNKSLIPTPTEEEELPPPDVVKEKGSKSPKVKPGSAAKGVKLQKDVSLAAPNPRAPVTHAPGPRRGPPGTGPGRGRGRGGPSRQ; encoded by the exons atgcCTACGAAGAGGAGAACCGATACCGTGATAGACGTTGAGGACG TTGGCATGGAGGTCGACGCTGTCGTTGATAGTGGAAGCGAAA gtgaggacaggaaaAGGACCAGACAGAGAAGAGCTAAAGAACATCGTAAAGCTAAACGCACccgtgatgaggaggaggaggaggaggatgaagaggatgaacaTGAAGAgccaagaaggaaaaaaggaggaaggaaaaaaaacaaacctcgAGAAAGTGATGAAGACGACGAAGGAGACAAGCGAAGTGTGAAAAGTAGAGGCTCAAAGGCCTCCAGAAGAAAAGCCAGGGAGGAGAGCGAAGAGGAGAGCGAAGAGGAGGCTCCTAAAAGGACCAAGCAGGGGAAGGCAAGATCCaaacaggagaaggaggagcgcaataaggagaagaaggggaacGTTAAAGGAAAAGCAGCGACGAAGGATAAAGGTGGCAacaaggacaagaagaagaagaaaggaagatcCAGCAG CTCTTCTTCATCGTCTTCTTCGTCTGATGAAGACTCCCTGTCGGAGGGAGAGATCGAAGCCCTGAAGgaacaggtagaggagaaaaagaagctgATCACCACAATCAGAAATCAGCCCTGGCGCATGAAGAGACGACTCGTGGTGCTCAA GGAGGCCCAGGAATTTGTTGAGAAGTTTGAAGGAGCTCTTGGGAAAGGAAAAGGTCGCAAGCTCTACGCGTTCAAAGTCATGATGGCAAAG AAACTGATCAAGTTTAAACGAGACTTTGCCAACTTCAAAACCGCCTGTATACCCTGGGAGAGGAAGATAAAGGACGTAGAAA GTCACTTTGGATCATCTGTAGCTTCCTACTTCATCTTTCTACGGTGGATGTATGGGCTGAACATGGTGCTGTTTGGCCTGATGTTTGGCCTGGTGATGCTGCCTGAG GTGCTTATGGGTCTTCCATATGGTTCCATTCCCAGGAAAACCGTACCTCGAGAGGACCAGGCCACCGCCATGGACTACTCTGTGCTTTTGGACTTTGGA GGTTACTGCAAGTATTCCTTTTTGTTCTATGGATACTACAACAATGATCCAACTATCGGGGTGCTCAAGTTCAGGCTGCCACTGTCCTACCTGTTGGTGGGTGTTGGGATATTTGGATACAGCCTGATGGTGGTCATAAGAAC GATGGCTCGTAATGCAAAtgaaggaggtgatggaggggaggagggagaattCACCTTCAGCTGGAAGATGTTCACCAGCTGGGATTATCTGATAGGAAACCCTGAGACTGCAGACAATAAGTACgcctccatcaccaccagctTCAAG GAATCCATTGTAGATGAACAGGAGAACCAGAAAGATGAGAACATCCACCTTAGACGGTTTCTCAGGGTTTTGGCTAATTTTCTCATCATCTCCTGCCTCGGAGGAAGTGGATACCTCATCTACTTTGTGGTGAAGCGCTCTCAGGAGTTTGCCCAGAGTGATAAACAGAATCTGTCCTGGTTTGAGAAGAACGAG GTGGAGTTTGTCATGTCTCTGCTGGGGCTGGTGTGTCCTCCTTTGTTTGAGACCATCGCAGAATTAGAGGATTATCATCCTCGCATTGCCCTCAAGTGGCAGTTGGGAAGGATTTTTGCACTTTTCCTGGGAAATCTTTATACCTTCCTCTTTGCCCTGTTTGATGAGGTGAACGCCAAG CTGGAAAGTGAGAAGGTGATAAAGAACTCCACCGAGTGGGCACTGAATCAGTACTATGCAAACTACAGCTCCTTCTTCAACACGACAGACGTTCCCCTACCAAACGTGCACCCGGCGGACGTCATCAGAGGACCCTGCTGGGAGACAGCCGTGGGAATA GAGTTTGTGAAGCTGATAGTTTCAGACATTCAGGTGACGTACTTGACCATCCTGGTTGGGGACTTTGCGCGGGCCGTAATTGTCCGCTTTCTTAATTACTGCTGGTGTTGGGACCTGGAGGCTGGATTT CCTTCATATGGAGAGTTCGACATCAGCGGGAATGTGCTGGGGCTAATCTTCAATCAAGGAATGATATG GATGGGAGCATTTTACGCCCCGGGTCTGGTGGGGCTGAACGTCTTACGGCTCCTGAGCTCCATGTACTATCAGTGCTGGGCAGTGATGTGTTGTAACGTTCCTCATGAGCGAGTCTTCAAGGCTTCAAGGTCCAACAACTTCTACATGGGGCTGTTGCTGCTtgtgctgttcctcagtctgctGCCTGTTGTCTACACTATCATGACCTTATCACCATCCTTCGACTGTGGACCATTTAG TGGCCAGGAGAAGATGTATGACATCATCATGCAGACCATAGAACAGGACCTTCCAGCCTTTATAGGAAACATCTTTACATATGCCACTAACCCTGGACTCATCATACCTGCTGTACTCCTCATGGT GTTGGCCATCTACTACCTGAACGCAGTCTCAAAGGCATACAAGCAAGCAAATATTGACCTTAAGAAGAAGATGCAAATG GCTCGAGATGAGGAGAAGAATCGTAGGAATAACAAAGACAGCACAAATCAGGTGATGAAAGACTTGGAGGACCTGCTGCCAAACAAGTCTCTCATTCCAACTCCTACTGAAGAGGAAGAACTACCTCCaccag ACGTTGTTAAGGAAAAGGGCAGCAAGTCTCCAAAAGTGAAGCCAGGTTCAGCAGCAAAAGGGGTGAAGCTACAAAAAGACGTGTCACTAGCTGCCCCAAACCCCAGAGCTCCAGTAACCCATGCCCCCGGACCCAGAAGAGGGCCTCCTGGTACAGGtcctgggagaggaagaggtcGTGGTGGACCTTCACGGCAATAA
- the LOC130525517 gene encoding paramyosin-like: MKPHRSMLQTHLQTEENQHLHKEMMDLQTALKQCQNEVKRLKDLLEDKTKEVNAAVRKRKMRTIAYINIMNELNDAQEALQENRNKCETLEKNLQLQLEENQQLHQRELEENGERLRRELSAETEKLKKELSDREEALKKELCEKEKVFLKTHQDLSELWEARAEEWTKRERELEEMLQKMVKQKVEELQLTTGDVEKKKRKIWRVWKWKTWRRLK; this comes from the exons ATGAAGCCACACCGCTCG ATGTTACAAACACACCTCCAGACAGAAGAAAACCAGCATCTGCATAAAGAGATGATGGACCTTCAGACAGCACTGAAGCAGTGTCAGAATGAGGTCAAACGTCTCAAAGACCTCCTGGAAGATAAGACCAAGGAGGTCAACGCGGCTgtcaggaagaggaaaatgaggacCATTGCCTACATTAATATCATGAATGAGCTGAATGATGCTCAGGAGGCTCTGCAGGAGAACAGGAACAAGTGTGAGACTCTGGAGAAaaacctccagctgcagctggaagaAAACCAGCAACTCCaccagagagagctggaggaaaatggagagaGGTTGAGGAGGGAGCTCTCTGCTGAGACTGAGAAGCTCAAAAAAGAGCTGTCAGACAGGGAGGAGGCTTTGAAGAAGGAGCTCTGTGAAAAAGAGAAAGTCTTCCTGAAGACCCACCAAGATCTCTCAGAGCTTTGGGAGGCCAGAGCTGAAGAGTGGaccaaaagagagagagagctggaggagatgctccaGAAGATGGTGAAACAAAAAGTGGAAGAGCTTCAG CTCACCACAGGAGatgtggagaagaaaaagaggaagatctGGAGGGTGTGGAAGTGGAAGACGTGGAGGCGTCTGAAATAA
- the tmc2b gene encoding transmembrane channel-like protein 2-B isoform X1, with protein MPTKRRTDTVIDVEDVGMEVDAVVDSGSESESHMKILLVFPLVLLHTKQQFDLKCLCCPGEDRKRTRQRRAKEHRKAKRTRDEEEEEEDEEDEHEEPRRKKGGRKKNKPRESDEDDEGDKRSVKSRGSKASRRKAREESEEESEEEAPKRTKQGKARSKQEKEERNKEKKGNVKGKAATKDKGGNKDKKKKKGRSSSSSSSSSSSDEDSLSEGEIEALKEQVEEKKKLITTIRNQPWRMKRRLVVLKEAQEFVEKFEGALGKGKGRKLYAFKVMMAKKLIKFKRDFANFKTACIPWERKIKDVESHFGSSVASYFIFLRWMYGLNMVLFGLMFGLVMLPEVLMGLPYGSIPRKTVPREDQATAMDYSVLLDFGGYCKYSFLFYGYYNNDPTIGVLKFRLPLSYLLVGVGIFGYSLMVVIRTMARNANEGGDGGEEGEFTFSWKMFTSWDYLIGNPETADNKYASITTSFKESIVDEQENQKDENIHLRRFLRVLANFLIISCLGGSGYLIYFVVKRSQEFAQSDKQNLSWFEKNEVEFVMSLLGLVCPPLFETIAELEDYHPRIALKWQLGRIFALFLGNLYTFLFALFDEVNAKLESEKVIKNSTEWALNQYYANYSSFFNTTDVPLPNVHPADVIRGPCWETAVGIEFVKLIVSDIQVTYLTILVGDFARAVIVRFLNYCWCWDLEAGFPSYGEFDISGNVLGLIFNQGMIWMGAFYAPGLVGLNVLRLLSSMYYQCWAVMCCNVPHERVFKASRSNNFYMGLLLLVLFLSLLPVVYTIMTLSPSFDCGPFSGQEKMYDIIMQTIEQDLPAFIGNIFTYATNPGLIIPAVLLMVLAIYYLNAVSKAYKQANIDLKKKMQMARDEEKNRRNNKDSTNQVMKDLEDLLPNKSLIPTPTEEEELPPPDVVKEKGSKSPKVKPGSAAKGVKLQKDVSLAAPNPRAPVTHAPGPRRGPPGTGPGRGRGRGGPSRQ; from the exons atgcCTACGAAGAGGAGAACCGATACCGTGATAGACGTTGAGGACG TTGGCATGGAGGTCGACGCTGTCGTTGATAGTGGAAGCGAAAGTGAGTCACACATGAAGATTTTGCTGGTGTTTCCTTTGGTTCTGCTCCACacgaagcaacagtttgatctAAAATGTCTCTGCTgtccaggtgaggacaggaaaAGGACCAGACAGAGAAGAGCTAAAGAACATCGTAAAGCTAAACGCACccgtgatgaggaggaggaggaggaggatgaagaggatgaacaTGAAGAgccaagaaggaaaaaaggaggaaggaaaaaaaacaaacctcgAGAAAGTGATGAAGACGACGAAGGAGACAAGCGAAGTGTGAAAAGTAGAGGCTCAAAGGCCTCCAGAAGAAAAGCCAGGGAGGAGAGCGAAGAGGAGAGCGAAGAGGAGGCTCCTAAAAGGACCAAGCAGGGGAAGGCAAGATCCaaacaggagaaggaggagcgcaataaggagaagaaggggaacGTTAAAGGAAAAGCAGCGACGAAGGATAAAGGTGGCAacaaggacaagaagaagaagaaaggaagatcCAGCAG CTCTTCTTCATCGTCTTCTTCGTCTGATGAAGACTCCCTGTCGGAGGGAGAGATCGAAGCCCTGAAGgaacaggtagaggagaaaaagaagctgATCACCACAATCAGAAATCAGCCCTGGCGCATGAAGAGACGACTCGTGGTGCTCAA GGAGGCCCAGGAATTTGTTGAGAAGTTTGAAGGAGCTCTTGGGAAAGGAAAAGGTCGCAAGCTCTACGCGTTCAAAGTCATGATGGCAAAG AAACTGATCAAGTTTAAACGAGACTTTGCCAACTTCAAAACCGCCTGTATACCCTGGGAGAGGAAGATAAAGGACGTAGAAA GTCACTTTGGATCATCTGTAGCTTCCTACTTCATCTTTCTACGGTGGATGTATGGGCTGAACATGGTGCTGTTTGGCCTGATGTTTGGCCTGGTGATGCTGCCTGAG GTGCTTATGGGTCTTCCATATGGTTCCATTCCCAGGAAAACCGTACCTCGAGAGGACCAGGCCACCGCCATGGACTACTCTGTGCTTTTGGACTTTGGA GGTTACTGCAAGTATTCCTTTTTGTTCTATGGATACTACAACAATGATCCAACTATCGGGGTGCTCAAGTTCAGGCTGCCACTGTCCTACCTGTTGGTGGGTGTTGGGATATTTGGATACAGCCTGATGGTGGTCATAAGAAC GATGGCTCGTAATGCAAAtgaaggaggtgatggaggggaggagggagaattCACCTTCAGCTGGAAGATGTTCACCAGCTGGGATTATCTGATAGGAAACCCTGAGACTGCAGACAATAAGTACgcctccatcaccaccagctTCAAG GAATCCATTGTAGATGAACAGGAGAACCAGAAAGATGAGAACATCCACCTTAGACGGTTTCTCAGGGTTTTGGCTAATTTTCTCATCATCTCCTGCCTCGGAGGAAGTGGATACCTCATCTACTTTGTGGTGAAGCGCTCTCAGGAGTTTGCCCAGAGTGATAAACAGAATCTGTCCTGGTTTGAGAAGAACGAG GTGGAGTTTGTCATGTCTCTGCTGGGGCTGGTGTGTCCTCCTTTGTTTGAGACCATCGCAGAATTAGAGGATTATCATCCTCGCATTGCCCTCAAGTGGCAGTTGGGAAGGATTTTTGCACTTTTCCTGGGAAATCTTTATACCTTCCTCTTTGCCCTGTTTGATGAGGTGAACGCCAAG CTGGAAAGTGAGAAGGTGATAAAGAACTCCACCGAGTGGGCACTGAATCAGTACTATGCAAACTACAGCTCCTTCTTCAACACGACAGACGTTCCCCTACCAAACGTGCACCCGGCGGACGTCATCAGAGGACCCTGCTGGGAGACAGCCGTGGGAATA GAGTTTGTGAAGCTGATAGTTTCAGACATTCAGGTGACGTACTTGACCATCCTGGTTGGGGACTTTGCGCGGGCCGTAATTGTCCGCTTTCTTAATTACTGCTGGTGTTGGGACCTGGAGGCTGGATTT CCTTCATATGGAGAGTTCGACATCAGCGGGAATGTGCTGGGGCTAATCTTCAATCAAGGAATGATATG GATGGGAGCATTTTACGCCCCGGGTCTGGTGGGGCTGAACGTCTTACGGCTCCTGAGCTCCATGTACTATCAGTGCTGGGCAGTGATGTGTTGTAACGTTCCTCATGAGCGAGTCTTCAAGGCTTCAAGGTCCAACAACTTCTACATGGGGCTGTTGCTGCTtgtgctgttcctcagtctgctGCCTGTTGTCTACACTATCATGACCTTATCACCATCCTTCGACTGTGGACCATTTAG TGGCCAGGAGAAGATGTATGACATCATCATGCAGACCATAGAACAGGACCTTCCAGCCTTTATAGGAAACATCTTTACATATGCCACTAACCCTGGACTCATCATACCTGCTGTACTCCTCATGGT GTTGGCCATCTACTACCTGAACGCAGTCTCAAAGGCATACAAGCAAGCAAATATTGACCTTAAGAAGAAGATGCAAATG GCTCGAGATGAGGAGAAGAATCGTAGGAATAACAAAGACAGCACAAATCAGGTGATGAAAGACTTGGAGGACCTGCTGCCAAACAAGTCTCTCATTCCAACTCCTACTGAAGAGGAAGAACTACCTCCaccag ACGTTGTTAAGGAAAAGGGCAGCAAGTCTCCAAAAGTGAAGCCAGGTTCAGCAGCAAAAGGGGTGAAGCTACAAAAAGACGTGTCACTAGCTGCCCCAAACCCCAGAGCTCCAGTAACCCATGCCCCCGGACCCAGAAGAGGGCCTCCTGGTACAGGtcctgggagaggaagaggtcGTGGTGGACCTTCACGGCAATAA